A genome region from Aurantiacibacter sp. MUD61 includes the following:
- a CDS encoding LacI family DNA-binding transcriptional regulator: MSEKDGTKAGEDAPQRIRTLTDLAQIAGVSAGTVSRALAGKSVINAKTRERIQALAREHGFQPNQMASKLRRQKTGVVGVIIPLGHDKQQQVSDSFFMTLLGHLADELTDKGYDLMLRRVIPERDEDWLDRFIGSGMIDGVIVIGQSNQFERIEDVADGYLPMVVWGNHQEGQRHCVVGADNRLGGKLAAERLIASGATKLAFLGDTAPFEFAARFAGACEVSKQLGATIEAVPTHLSPDQTGKEIAGFLAKRGADFDGIFAASDTIAFSCLRELQKLGIEVPGQMKLVGFDDLPIAAQTLPPLTTIRQDISAGAHGLVDLLLRRLDGEETESLVMPPKLIIRATA; this comes from the coding sequence ATGAGTGAAAAGGACGGGACCAAGGCTGGCGAGGACGCACCGCAGCGAATTCGCACCTTGACCGATCTGGCGCAAATTGCCGGCGTCTCGGCGGGCACGGTCTCGCGCGCCCTCGCAGGCAAAAGCGTAATCAACGCCAAAACGCGTGAACGTATTCAGGCTCTAGCGCGCGAACATGGCTTCCAGCCCAACCAGATGGCCAGCAAACTGCGAAGGCAGAAAACCGGCGTCGTCGGGGTCATCATCCCGCTGGGTCACGACAAGCAACAGCAGGTTTCCGACAGCTTCTTCATGACGCTGCTCGGTCACCTGGCCGATGAATTGACCGATAAGGGATATGACCTGATGCTGCGCCGGGTGATTCCGGAGAGGGACGAAGACTGGCTCGACCGGTTTATCGGTTCGGGAATGATCGATGGCGTGATCGTGATCGGGCAATCCAACCAGTTCGAACGGATCGAGGATGTCGCAGACGGGTATTTGCCGATGGTTGTATGGGGCAACCACCAAGAGGGGCAACGCCACTGCGTAGTCGGTGCGGACAATCGGTTGGGCGGCAAGCTTGCTGCAGAGCGTTTGATCGCGAGCGGCGCAACAAAGCTTGCCTTTCTTGGCGACACCGCACCTTTCGAATTTGCAGCTCGTTTCGCGGGGGCATGCGAAGTCTCGAAGCAGTTGGGCGCTACAATCGAAGCAGTGCCTACGCATCTGTCTCCGGATCAGACCGGCAAGGAGATTGCCGGATTTCTGGCCAAGCGCGGGGCCGACTTCGATGGTATTTTTGCCGCCAGTGACACGATCGCCTTTTCATGTCTCAGGGAATTGCAAAAACTAGGGATTGAAGTGCCCGGGCAAATGAAGTTGGTTGGCTTCGATGACTTGCCCATCGCTGCCCAAACGCTTCCACCGCTGACAACTATCCGGCAAGATATTTCAGCGGGTGCGCATGGTCTCGTCGACCTTCTACTGCGCAGATTGGACGGAGAAGAAACCGAAAGCCTCGTGATGCCGCCCAAGCTCATCATCCGAGCCACGGCATAG
- a CDS encoding MFS transporter, with the protein MTISGKPRLSLLRIIEMNIGFFGLQFSFGLQQANMGPIYGFLGADEATMPLLWLAGPMTGLIIQPIVGAMSDRTSSRFGRRTPYFLIGAIICTISLFLMPYSSALWMAASLLWILDAGNNITMEPYRAYVADRLLPDQRSIGFLTQSAFTGLAQTLSYLAPTLLTAFVAQDVLDDNGIPVIVRIAFIIGAILSISTIVWSVWRVPELPLEPEEQAAIDAKPMTVGATFREIADAIRDMPKPMKQLALAMLCQWYAMFAYWQYITFAVGRALYDTSDPSSAAFREATLTTQQAGATYNFIAFLGALLLIPIVARLGARLVHAFCLSASGVAMLLIPGVETPAALFMLMLGIGIGWAGMMGNTYVMLADSIPAERNGIYMGIFNMFIVLPMLFQTLTMPLFYDSWLGGDPRNVLLLGGALMILGAVATLFVDAGHRVPRKQRPIAA; encoded by the coding sequence ATGACAATCAGCGGAAAACCGCGCCTTTCGCTGTTGCGAATCATAGAAATGAATATCGGCTTTTTCGGCCTGCAGTTCAGCTTCGGGCTGCAGCAAGCCAATATGGGGCCAATCTATGGCTTTCTCGGCGCGGACGAGGCGACGATGCCCCTGCTGTGGCTGGCCGGGCCTATGACCGGCCTGATCATCCAACCGATTGTCGGAGCAATGTCTGATCGCACAAGTTCGCGCTTCGGACGGCGGACGCCCTACTTTCTCATCGGCGCGATTATCTGCACGATCAGCCTTTTCCTCATGCCCTATTCCAGTGCGCTCTGGATGGCGGCGAGCCTGTTGTGGATTCTCGATGCCGGCAACAACATCACCATGGAGCCATACCGCGCCTATGTCGCCGACAGACTGCTGCCTGATCAAAGGTCCATCGGCTTCCTGACACAAAGCGCATTCACTGGTCTTGCGCAGACGCTGTCCTATCTTGCACCCACGCTGCTGACAGCATTCGTGGCGCAGGACGTGCTGGACGATAACGGCATTCCAGTCATCGTGCGCATTGCCTTCATCATCGGCGCGATCCTTTCGATCAGCACTATCGTCTGGTCTGTATGGCGCGTTCCGGAACTGCCGCTCGAGCCGGAAGAGCAGGCCGCAATCGACGCGAAACCGATGACGGTCGGTGCGACATTCCGCGAAATCGCCGATGCCATTCGCGACATGCCCAAACCCATGAAGCAGCTGGCACTGGCAATGCTCTGCCAGTGGTATGCGATGTTCGCCTATTGGCAGTATATTACCTTCGCCGTCGGTCGCGCGCTGTATGATACGTCTGACCCATCCAGCGCGGCTTTCCGCGAAGCAACACTGACGACGCAGCAAGCCGGTGCCACCTACAATTTCATTGCCTTCCTCGGCGCACTGCTGCTCATTCCCATAGTGGCGCGCCTCGGAGCAAGACTTGTGCATGCATTCTGTCTGTCTGCATCAGGGGTCGCGATGCTGCTCATTCCGGGTGTCGAAACACCCGCTGCACTTTTCATGCTGATGCTGGGAATTGGTATCGGCTGGGCCGGAATGATGGGTAATACTTATGTGATGCTGGCGGATTCCATTCCGGCTGAGCGTAACGGGATCTACATGGGGATATTCAACATGTTCATTGTTCTCCCCATGCTTTTCCAGACTCTGACAATGCCGCTGTTCTATGATTCATGGCTTGGCGGCGACCCGCGCAATGTCTTGCTACTTGGCGGCGCCTTGATGATATTGGGAGCGGTGGCAACGCTGTTTGTCGACGCTGGCCATCGAGTTCCGCGCAAGCAGAGGCCGATCGCAGCCTAG
- a CDS encoding TonB-dependent receptor domain-containing protein, with the protein MKFRHALAFGVALSALSAPAFAQDTAAGEDDAAEENTIFVTAVARGGNELETSVSLSVIDSDAIANLNPRSAADLMRQIPGIRAEASGGEGNANIAVRGIPVSTGGARYIQLQEDGLPVLEFGDIIFGNSDNFVRADRNVGRVETVRGGSASTFASNSPGGVINFISNTGEREGGAIAGTVGLDYETYRLDFNYGASLTDDSYFHVGGFYRTGEGNRDIGYTGSNGGQIRANFTQEFDGGYIRIYGKYLDDSTPTILPQPVFVGGTNSDPDYQAIDNFDPRTDALYSQFITTAATLDGSNNPATYDLHDGLSVQSASIGLEAEVEFAEGWVLTNRFRFAGNSGSFVSPFPASAGDAQSIADGIGGAGSTIEFASGPNAGSVANPASIGGNGLLTNVVLFNTRLNSLDHIANDLRISREFDVGAGSLVFMGGFYASRQEVDTDWLWTSFVQTVEGDGEAVLVDIRDSNGDLVTQNGVVGFSASFFGNCCRRNYDVSYDTYAPFAALSLELNRLTLDASVRYDFGSADGTITGSDTGFGNGITSFDFDNDGNIDPAEANTAVLPLNNARPVGYDFDYFSFSLGANYLLTDDLSIFARYSQGGRHTADRSLFSPAVSTLDGSLPGGDSGVIAEVNQLEGGLKYQGGGLRLYATAFYAETAETNVEIAPLLLTDNEYEAFGLELEGSYSVGPFSLSAGATWTDSEIVDANNAAVIGNTPRRQADLVYQGSAQYEDDFFTAGVNLIGTTESFTQDNNDLVLPAYTQVNAFLAVRPLDRLEVGLNANNLFNAFGYTEAEEGSIPGNGIVRARSIAGRTISATVRVEF; encoded by the coding sequence ATGAAATTTCGTCACGCACTCGCCTTTGGCGTCGCGCTATCAGCACTCTCTGCACCAGCATTTGCTCAGGACACTGCAGCGGGTGAAGATGATGCCGCCGAAGAAAATACAATTTTTGTGACCGCCGTTGCGCGCGGCGGCAATGAGCTGGAAACGTCGGTTTCGCTCAGCGTCATCGACTCGGACGCAATTGCCAACCTTAACCCGCGTTCTGCTGCTGACCTGATGCGCCAGATTCCAGGCATCCGTGCAGAGGCTTCAGGCGGCGAGGGTAACGCCAACATTGCCGTTCGCGGTATTCCGGTTTCCACCGGTGGCGCTCGCTACATCCAGCTGCAGGAAGACGGTCTGCCGGTTCTCGAATTCGGTGACATCATCTTCGGTAACTCCGACAACTTTGTTCGCGCCGATCGCAATGTAGGCCGAGTGGAAACCGTTCGTGGTGGTTCGGCTTCGACATTCGCCTCCAATTCACCTGGCGGTGTCATCAACTTCATCTCCAATACCGGAGAGCGCGAAGGCGGAGCGATCGCCGGAACAGTCGGTCTGGACTATGAAACCTACCGGCTCGACTTCAACTACGGCGCCAGCCTGACCGACGATAGCTACTTCCATGTCGGTGGCTTCTATCGCACCGGCGAAGGCAATCGTGACATTGGCTACACTGGCAGCAATGGTGGTCAGATCCGCGCCAACTTCACGCAGGAATTCGATGGCGGCTATATCCGCATTTACGGCAAGTATCTGGACGACAGCACGCCGACAATCCTGCCCCAGCCGGTTTTCGTAGGCGGCACGAACAGCGATCCCGACTACCAGGCGATCGACAATTTCGATCCGCGTACCGACGCGCTCTACAGCCAGTTCATCACGACTGCAGCTACGCTCGATGGATCGAATAATCCCGCGACCTACGATCTGCATGACGGGCTCTCGGTGCAATCTGCATCGATCGGACTCGAAGCCGAAGTTGAGTTCGCAGAAGGTTGGGTTCTGACAAACCGCTTCCGTTTCGCCGGCAACTCCGGCAGCTTCGTCTCGCCGTTCCCGGCGAGTGCGGGCGACGCGCAGAGTATCGCAGACGGCATAGGCGGTGCAGGTTCGACCATCGAATTTGCCTCCGGCCCGAATGCCGGATCGGTTGCAAACCCTGCCAGTATCGGCGGAAATGGATTGCTCACCAATGTGGTGCTCTTCAACACCCGCCTGAACAGCCTTGACCACATTGCAAACGATCTGCGTATTTCGCGCGAATTCGATGTGGGCGCCGGCTCGCTCGTCTTCATGGGCGGCTTTTATGCCTCGCGACAGGAAGTCGATACCGACTGGTTGTGGACCTCTTTTGTCCAGACTGTGGAGGGTGATGGCGAAGCCGTGCTCGTCGATATTCGCGACAGCAATGGCGACCTTGTCACCCAGAACGGTGTGGTTGGATTCAGCGCCAGTTTCTTCGGTAACTGCTGTCGCCGAAACTACGATGTCAGCTACGACACCTATGCGCCATTTGCAGCTTTGTCGCTCGAGCTTAATCGACTGACGCTCGACGCCAGCGTTCGTTATGATTTCGGATCAGCAGATGGCACGATCACCGGAAGCGACACCGGATTTGGTAACGGCATCACCAGCTTCGATTTCGACAATGATGGCAACATCGATCCGGCCGAAGCAAATACGGCGGTACTTCCGCTCAACAATGCCCGTCCGGTCGGCTACGATTTTGATTATTTCTCATTCTCGCTCGGCGCAAACTACCTGTTGACCGATGATCTTTCGATCTTTGCGCGTTACAGTCAGGGTGGCCGCCACACGGCAGACCGCAGCCTGTTTTCGCCGGCCGTCAGCACGCTCGACGGCAGCCTTCCGGGCGGCGACAGCGGCGTAATCGCTGAAGTCAACCAGCTGGAAGGTGGTCTGAAGTATCAGGGTGGTGGGCTGCGTTTGTATGCAACTGCATTCTACGCTGAAACCGCTGAAACGAATGTCGAGATTGCACCGCTGCTGCTTACCGACAACGAGTATGAAGCTTTCGGTCTGGAGCTGGAGGGAAGCTATTCGGTTGGCCCATTCTCGCTCTCTGCCGGCGCAACCTGGACCGACTCCGAGATTGTCGATGCGAACAATGCCGCTGTTATCGGCAACACGCCGCGTCGTCAGGCTGACCTCGTCTACCAAGGCTCGGCGCAGTATGAAGACGACTTCTTCACGGCTGGAGTGAACCTGATCGGGACCACGGAAAGCTTCACGCAGGACAATAACGATCTGGTGCTGCCAGCATACACGCAAGTGAATGCATTTCTTGCGGTTCGACCGCTTGATCGGCTGGAAGTTGGTCTGAACGCCAACAACCTCTTCAACGCCTTTGGTTACACGGAGGCAGAGGAAGGTTCCATCCCGGGCAATGGTATCGTCCGTGCGCGCTCCATTGCGGGCCGCACGATCTCGGCAACGGTACGGGTCGAGTTCTAA
- a CDS encoding glycoside hydrolase family 68 protein, with amino-acid sequence MAKADFARFATSAWSVEALRTLRLDGTNQSVIIGEAEAGPMSPDLDVWDSWPLADPSGAPIEWRGGELWFALAVDRSDDPETRHHLARIHHFHRLGDRFEHLDQTLSREFAPGARQWSGSARYEKGIVTLFFTAAGQKGDVSLSYQQRIFVTEASLTEGTIFSEWSTPVEIIEADGEIYRPADQNEGEPGKIKAFRDPSHFRDQDGKNYVLFTGSSASNPSAHDGVIGIAAQQNEGDYHLLPPLIEATGVNNELERPHIVEHAGALYLFWSTQRGVFAPGIEAPTGLYGATAPSLAGPWRLLNGHGLVVANPAERPTQAYSWWVLPDLRVASFVDYWGPEDPSVPEGESRRARFGGTFAPFIRIALDGARSTVVTG; translated from the coding sequence GTGGCAAAGGCAGATTTCGCAAGATTTGCGACAAGCGCCTGGTCCGTCGAAGCACTGCGGACACTCCGGCTTGATGGGACCAACCAGAGTGTGATCATTGGTGAGGCGGAAGCCGGTCCCATGTCTCCTGACCTTGATGTCTGGGATTCCTGGCCGCTTGCCGACCCTTCCGGCGCACCGATCGAGTGGCGCGGCGGCGAGCTATGGTTTGCGCTGGCAGTTGATCGCTCTGACGATCCTGAAACGCGCCATCATCTTGCGCGCATCCATCACTTTCACAGATTGGGGGACAGGTTTGAGCATCTAGATCAAACCCTGTCGCGGGAATTTGCCCCGGGTGCACGTCAATGGTCCGGCTCTGCGCGCTACGAAAAGGGAATAGTGACCCTGTTCTTCACGGCTGCAGGCCAGAAAGGTGATGTATCGCTAAGCTATCAGCAGCGTATCTTTGTGACAGAGGCATCGCTGACCGAAGGCACAATCTTTTCTGAATGGTCGACACCAGTAGAAATCATTGAGGCGGACGGCGAAATTTATCGCCCGGCCGATCAGAATGAGGGGGAGCCTGGGAAGATCAAGGCTTTTCGCGATCCGAGCCATTTCCGCGATCAAGACGGCAAGAACTACGTCCTGTTCACGGGTTCGTCAGCCAGCAACCCTAGCGCGCATGACGGCGTAATCGGCATCGCCGCACAGCAGAATGAAGGTGACTATCACCTGCTTCCACCTTTGATCGAAGCGACAGGTGTCAACAACGAGTTGGAGCGGCCGCACATCGTCGAACACGCCGGTGCCCTTTATTTGTTCTGGTCCACGCAACGCGGCGTATTCGCCCCGGGGATAGAAGCGCCCACTGGTCTGTACGGAGCCACTGCACCGAGCCTGGCTGGTCCCTGGAGGCTCCTAAACGGCCACGGATTGGTCGTGGCGAATCCAGCGGAGCGGCCCACTCAGGCGTATAGCTGGTGGGTCTTGCCTGACCTTCGCGTTGCGAGCTTTGTTGATTATTGGGGGCCGGAAGATCCGAGTGTGCCGGAAGGAGAATCCCGGCGAGCGCGCTTCGGTGGTACATTCGCACCTTTCATTCGCATTGCCCTCGATGGAGCGCGTTCAACTGTGGTGACCGGCTGA
- a CDS encoding ROK family protein, producing the protein MATVSTDRPLLGAIEAGGTKFVLATGTADGVIVSRHTIPTADPVSTMAAASDWFDAQPAIAALGIASFGPVELDRRAPLWGHILETPKPGWSNCDLAGHFMSDLGVPVGFDTDVNGAALGEFHLGAGRGTSGMAYVTVGTGIGGGVIVNGQIVHGAGHPEMGHIYPRRAADDHEFAGACPFHGDCLEGLSSGPAILSRWGKTLSDLPAEHEAHCRVAGYLAQLCHTLFASLAVERVILGGGVMKTPGLLARIQEATMNAGANYLPGRSRQSVVMPKLGENAGITGAFLLAEEARSI; encoded by the coding sequence ATGGCGACAGTTTCAACAGACCGGCCGCTGCTCGGAGCGATCGAAGCAGGAGGTACCAAATTCGTCCTCGCTACTGGTACCGCCGACGGTGTAATCGTTTCGCGCCATACCATTCCAACGGCGGACCCTGTATCCACAATGGCTGCGGCAAGCGACTGGTTCGATGCGCAACCTGCGATCGCGGCTCTCGGTATCGCATCTTTTGGTCCGGTCGAACTAGACCGTCGTGCTCCTCTCTGGGGGCATATCCTTGAAACCCCGAAGCCCGGTTGGAGCAACTGCGACCTCGCAGGCCATTTCATGAGCGACTTGGGTGTGCCCGTCGGCTTCGATACCGATGTGAACGGTGCAGCCCTGGGCGAATTCCATCTGGGTGCCGGTCGCGGCACAAGCGGCATGGCCTATGTCACCGTCGGCACAGGTATCGGCGGTGGCGTGATCGTCAATGGACAGATCGTTCATGGAGCGGGTCATCCCGAGATGGGGCACATCTACCCGCGCCGCGCAGCCGACGATCACGAATTTGCTGGAGCATGCCCTTTTCATGGCGATTGTCTGGAGGGCCTTTCTAGCGGACCCGCCATTCTGTCGCGCTGGGGCAAGACCTTGTCTGACTTGCCGGCAGAGCACGAGGCCCATTGCCGCGTTGCAGGCTATCTCGCTCAGCTTTGCCACACGCTTTTCGCGAGCCTTGCTGTGGAGCGAGTCATCCTAGGTGGCGGCGTGATGAAGACGCCGGGTCTTCTTGCACGAATTCAAGAGGCGACGATGAATGCCGGCGCGAACTATCTCCCCGGAAGAAGCAGGCAGTCCGTCGTGATGCCGAAATTGGGCGAGAATGCTGGAATCACAGGCGCGTTTCTTCTGGCCGAAGAGGCGCGATCCATTTAA
- the sppA gene encoding signal peptide peptidase SppA: MVFARKVWKLLVAIKDGLALIFLLLFFLALFAVLSARPNPGVVRDGALLLDIDGVVVEEVAPVDPFAALLSNTVPTREYAARDLVRTIDAAASDERIEVLALDLTGFLGGGGVNLQEVSAALQRFKAAGKPIYTHAVAYGDSAMLLAAHSDEIWVDPLGGVAISGPGGENLYYADALERFNVTANVYRVGTYKSAVEPYTQDSMSPEARENLSQLLATLWEEWRATVRQARPDADIELVTSDVEGWLARSGNDIAQASLAAGLADRIGTRVEWGERIAQEVGEDRWSEEPGSFAATEYDPFLAEVNSGIDLGSDAKIGVVTIAGTISDGTAGPGSAGAERIANLLDNALDDDLDALVVRVNSPGGTVTGSETIRRAILRHKAKGIPIAVSMGNYAASGGYWVATPADRIFAEPQTLTGSIGVFLVVPSFEELLAEYGVNTDGVRTTGLSGQPDIFSGFSEEADTVLQAGVETTYGRFLNLVAESRGISLERADELGQGRVWDGGSARQLGLVDQFGDLETAIAWAAERAELPTDEFDVVYLGDDAPQYGSILSQLLASDSGQAEGGRDIASLFAQREMARFAQVTSDIDQLFGAQGIQARCVECTVLQPVSRVSSSPAPDAGWLAAMRALWRD; this comes from the coding sequence ATGGTATTCGCGCGCAAGGTCTGGAAGCTGCTGGTCGCCATCAAGGACGGCCTCGCTTTGATCTTCCTCCTGCTGTTCTTCCTGGCGTTGTTTGCCGTGCTGAGTGCGCGGCCCAATCCCGGCGTCGTGCGCGATGGCGCACTGCTCCTGGATATTGACGGCGTGGTGGTTGAAGAAGTCGCGCCGGTCGATCCCTTTGCCGCGCTGCTCAGCAACACCGTGCCCACCCGCGAATATGCCGCACGCGATCTGGTGCGCACTATCGATGCGGCGGCAAGCGATGAACGGATCGAGGTTCTGGCGCTGGACCTGACCGGTTTCCTCGGCGGCGGCGGCGTCAACCTGCAGGAAGTCAGCGCGGCGCTGCAGCGTTTCAAGGCAGCGGGCAAGCCGATCTACACCCATGCAGTGGCCTATGGCGATTCCGCCATGCTGCTGGCAGCGCATTCGGATGAAATCTGGGTCGACCCGCTTGGCGGCGTCGCCATTTCCGGGCCGGGCGGCGAGAACCTCTATTATGCAGACGCGCTGGAGCGGTTCAACGTCACCGCCAATGTCTACCGCGTCGGCACGTACAAGAGCGCAGTCGAGCCCTATACGCAGGACAGCATGTCTCCCGAAGCGCGCGAGAACCTCTCGCAGCTGCTCGCCACTTTGTGGGAAGAATGGCGCGCAACCGTGCGTCAGGCGCGGCCCGATGCCGATATCGAACTGGTGACCAGCGATGTCGAAGGCTGGCTCGCTAGGTCGGGCAATGACATTGCTCAAGCTTCGCTTGCCGCAGGCCTTGCAGACCGCATCGGCACCCGCGTCGAATGGGGTGAGCGCATCGCGCAGGAAGTGGGGGAGGATCGCTGGAGCGAAGAACCCGGCTCCTTCGCTGCCACTGAATACGACCCATTCCTTGCCGAAGTGAACTCAGGCATCGATCTTGGCAGCGATGCGAAGATCGGCGTCGTAACTATCGCCGGGACGATCAGCGATGGCACCGCCGGACCGGGCTCTGCCGGGGCGGAGCGGATCGCCAATCTGCTCGACAATGCGCTGGATGATGATCTCGATGCGCTGGTCGTCCGCGTGAATTCGCCGGGCGGTACGGTGACGGGATCGGAAACCATCCGCCGCGCCATCCTGCGGCACAAGGCCAAGGGTATCCCGATCGCCGTCTCCATGGGCAATTACGCCGCCAGTGGCGGTTATTGGGTGGCAACGCCGGCGGACCGGATCTTTGCCGAGCCGCAAACGCTGACCGGCTCTATCGGGGTCTTCCTCGTCGTGCCCAGCTTTGAAGAGCTGCTTGCCGAATACGGCGTCAATACCGATGGCGTCCGCACGACGGGCCTTTCCGGCCAGCCGGACATCTTCAGCGGTTTCAGCGAAGAAGCGGACACGGTGCTGCAGGCAGGCGTCGAGACGACCTATGGCCGCTTCCTCAACCTAGTCGCAGAATCGCGCGGCATTTCGCTGGAGCGTGCAGATGAGCTTGGCCAGGGCCGCGTGTGGGATGGCGGATCTGCCCGCCAGCTCGGCCTTGTCGACCAGTTCGGCGATTTGGAGACCGCCATCGCATGGGCTGCCGAGCGTGCCGAGCTGCCAACGGATGAGTTCGACGTCGTGTACCTAGGCGACGATGCGCCGCAATACGGCTCGATCCTTTCGCAGCTGCTGGCGAGCGACAGCGGGCAGGCCGAGGGCGGCCGCGATATCGCCTCGCTTTTCGCCCAGCGTGAAATGGCGCGATTTGCCCAGGTGACCAGCGATATCGACCAGTTGTTCGGTGCGCAGGGCATTCAGGCGCGCTGCGTCGAATGCACCGTGTTGCAGCCGGTCAGCCGCGTAAGCTCGAGCCCTGCGCCCGATGCCGGATGGCTCGCGGCCATGCGAGCGCTCTGGCGCGACTGA
- a CDS encoding aspartate carbamoyltransferase catalytic subunit: MTSPPNTSASARFPAGGRAFPHRDLIAIGDLERHEILYLLAEAEQYVAFNRQASKHSDRLAGLTIINAFFENSTRTLLSFEIAGKRLGADVVNMHAAQSSVKKGETLIDTAVTLNAMRADAIVIRHGSSGATGLIAGKVDCPVLNAGDGQHEHPTQALLDALALRTKLRENGRDVEDFTGLTVTICGDILHSRVARSNILCLQALGATVRVCAPPSLMPQGIERMEVEVHHRFDEALKGAEVVMMLRLQNERMDGQFIPSPREYRHLYGLTTDRLALAAEDAIVMHPGPMNRGVEIDSDVADLAGRSLITSQVEMGVAIRMACLDVLTRRARGIAGWGEGEWV; encoded by the coding sequence ATGACATCGCCGCCAAACACCTCCGCCAGCGCCCGCTTTCCAGCGGGCGGCCGCGCGTTTCCGCATCGTGATCTGATCGCCATCGGCGATCTGGAGCGCCACGAAATCCTCTACCTGCTGGCAGAGGCCGAGCAATATGTCGCGTTCAACCGGCAGGCGAGCAAGCACTCGGACCGGCTGGCGGGTCTCACCATCATCAACGCCTTTTTCGAAAACAGCACGCGCACGCTTTTAAGCTTCGAGATCGCGGGCAAGCGGCTCGGCGCAGATGTGGTCAATATGCATGCTGCGCAATCCAGCGTGAAGAAGGGCGAAACGCTCATCGATACGGCGGTGACGCTGAACGCGATGCGCGCCGATGCGATTGTGATCCGCCATGGGTCTTCGGGAGCCACAGGATTGATCGCAGGTAAGGTCGATTGCCCCGTGCTCAACGCTGGCGATGGCCAGCATGAGCATCCCACGCAAGCGCTTCTCGATGCGCTCGCCCTGCGCACAAAGCTGCGCGAGAATGGGCGCGATGTGGAGGACTTTACCGGCCTCACTGTGACGATTTGCGGCGATATCCTGCACAGTCGGGTGGCGCGCTCGAACATTCTTTGTCTGCAGGCGCTGGGTGCCACGGTTCGCGTCTGTGCGCCACCATCGCTCATGCCGCAGGGGATCGAGCGGATGGAAGTGGAGGTGCATCACCGCTTTGACGAGGCGCTGAAGGGCGCTGAAGTCGTCATGATGCTGCGGCTTCAGAATGAGCGGATGGACGGGCAATTCATTCCGAGCCCGCGTGAATATCGCCACCTCTATGGACTGACCACGGATCGGCTCGCGCTGGCCGCAGAGGATGCCATCGTAATGCATCCCGGCCCGATGAACCGCGGCGTTGAGATCGACAGTGATGTGGCTGACCTTGCGGGGCGTTCGCTTATTACAAGCCAGGTGGAAATGGGCGTCGCCATCCGCATGGCCTGCCTTGATGTGCTGACCCGCAGGGCTCGCGGCATAGCCGGTTGGGGCGAGGGAGAGTGGGTATGA